From Brucella pseudogrignonensis, a single genomic window includes:
- a CDS encoding ABC transporter permease, with product MEHYATLLSFGPEGWGRSIAWGLLVTISLALATLPLGLILGFLVAIGKQSSEPSMRLASNIYTTIFRGLPELLTLFLVYFGASLLLQQALAFFEINAKIEINAFVAGMIALGFVFSSYSSEVFLSAFRAIPRGQYEGGYAVGLSHWQTMRKVILPQLIKIALPGLANLWLVLLKDTSLVSVITLSDILRQTSIAARVTKEPFLFFGVACLLYLALAIISSYFINRIARWADAGNNASRGA from the coding sequence ATGGAACATTACGCCACCTTATTGAGCTTTGGTCCAGAAGGATGGGGCCGAAGCATCGCCTGGGGACTTCTCGTCACCATTTCGCTTGCTCTGGCTACATTACCGCTAGGATTAATTCTGGGATTTCTGGTTGCGATCGGAAAGCAATCCTCAGAACCTTCCATGCGACTTGCAAGCAATATTTACACGACTATTTTTCGTGGACTGCCCGAACTTCTAACACTGTTTCTGGTCTATTTTGGTGCGTCGCTATTGCTCCAGCAGGCACTCGCATTTTTCGAGATCAATGCGAAAATCGAGATTAATGCCTTTGTCGCCGGCATGATCGCATTGGGTTTTGTTTTCTCGTCCTATTCGAGTGAAGTCTTTCTATCCGCTTTCCGCGCCATTCCGCGTGGACAATATGAAGGCGGCTATGCGGTTGGTCTTTCGCATTGGCAAACCATGCGCAAGGTCATCTTGCCTCAGCTCATCAAGATTGCTTTGCCGGGCCTCGCCAATCTCTGGCTCGTGCTGTTGAAAGACACATCGCTGGTCTCGGTCATCACGCTCTCTGATATTCTGCGTCAGACATCGATTGCAGCGCGTGTAACGAAAGAACCGTTTCTGTTCTTTGGCGTCGCATGTCTGCTCTATCTCGCTCTTGCGATCATCTCCTCCTACTTTATCAACCGTATCGCTCGCTGGGCGGATGCCGGTAACAACGCGTCGCGAGGAGCCTGA
- a CDS encoding ABC transporter permease — MSETISEVLAPPPVERKWTRLRIAGHIIVAVWALLFAGLAIYLYNTWRVDLFETYGPRYWSGLLVTLQLVAISIVIGAILSLPITAARMSKNRFLRSLAFGYVYFFRGTPLLAQTFLIYYGFGTFRPFLESIGLWVFFRDAWNCAILAFSLNTAAYQAEILRGAIQSVALGQWEGAAALGISKRVTFWKVILPQALIVALRPYGNEIILMIKGSAIVAIITVLDLMGETRRAYSRTFDFQTYIWAAVIYLLIVECLRHIWDFLERRLTRHLVR, encoded by the coding sequence ATGAGTGAAACCATTTCAGAGGTTCTTGCTCCGCCGCCGGTTGAACGTAAGTGGACGCGTCTCAGAATAGCTGGGCATATCATTGTTGCGGTGTGGGCGCTGCTCTTTGCGGGTCTAGCTATTTATCTCTACAACACGTGGCGTGTTGATCTGTTCGAAACCTATGGGCCGCGTTACTGGTCCGGCCTTCTGGTCACACTGCAACTGGTCGCAATTTCCATCGTGATCGGTGCGATCCTATCGCTACCAATCACCGCCGCGCGAATGTCTAAGAACCGCTTCCTGCGCAGTCTGGCATTCGGTTATGTTTATTTCTTCCGTGGCACACCGCTTCTGGCCCAAACATTCCTGATCTATTACGGTTTTGGTACGTTCAGACCTTTCCTCGAAAGCATCGGTCTATGGGTGTTTTTCCGCGATGCGTGGAACTGTGCTATCCTTGCCTTCTCGCTCAACACGGCTGCTTATCAGGCAGAAATCCTGCGTGGCGCTATTCAAAGTGTGGCGCTCGGACAATGGGAAGGTGCTGCGGCCCTTGGTATTTCAAAGCGTGTCACATTCTGGAAAGTCATTCTGCCGCAAGCTTTGATTGTTGCACTTCGCCCTTACGGCAATGAAATCATTTTGATGATCAAAGGATCGGCAATTGTTGCAATCATCACGGTCCTTGACCTGATGGGCGAAACACGCCGCGCTTATTCACGGACTTTCGACTTCCAGACCTATATCTGGGCAGCAGTTATCTACTTGCTTATCGTCGAATGTTTGCGACACATCTGGGATTTCCTCGAAAGACGATTAACCAGACATTTGGTCCGATAA
- a CDS encoding glutathione S-transferase: MLKIWGRINSTNVKKALWAAEELGLEYEQIDVGGQFGGLQNTNFLARNPNGLIPLLEDGETTLWESNVIVRYLAASNPNGGLWIESPAQRAQAEKWMDWASTTLYNDFRDIIMHLIRLPEDKRDPAILQRGIDGLTRSFQIAEETLSTQPWLSGETFGIGDIPLGCYAYAWFEFPMTRPSLPHFEEWYQRLTQRYAYRKAVMTPLT; the protein is encoded by the coding sequence ATGTTAAAAATCTGGGGTCGAATTAATTCAACCAACGTAAAAAAGGCGCTTTGGGCAGCCGAGGAACTTGGTCTGGAATATGAACAGATCGACGTCGGCGGGCAGTTTGGCGGGTTGCAGAATACTAATTTTCTAGCCCGCAATCCCAATGGTCTTATTCCGCTTTTGGAAGATGGCGAGACCACTCTCTGGGAATCAAACGTCATCGTTCGTTATCTGGCGGCAAGCAACCCTAATGGTGGGTTGTGGATCGAAAGTCCAGCGCAGCGCGCACAGGCCGAAAAGTGGATGGATTGGGCTTCAACGACCCTTTACAATGATTTTCGTGACATCATCATGCATCTGATCCGCTTGCCTGAAGACAAGCGCGATCCGGCGATTTTGCAGCGCGGTATTGATGGGCTTACACGCTCGTTCCAAATTGCGGAAGAAACGCTTTCCACTCAACCATGGCTTTCAGGCGAGACTTTTGGCATCGGCGATATACCGCTGGGCTGCTATGCCTATGCTTGGTTTGAATTTCCGATGACGCGCCCTTCTTTGCCGCATTTTGAGGAATGGTATCAGCGCCTGACGCAACGCTATGCTTATCGCAAAGCCGTCATGACACCCCTCACCTAG
- a CDS encoding NAD(P)-dependent oxidoreductase → MTAIKVAFLGLGVMGYPMAGHLKVKGGHDVTVFNRTGTKAIKWAEQFSGKHATTPAEAARDADFIFCCVGNDDDLRQVTTGSDGAFSTMKKDAVFIDNTTASAEVARELDAEAQKRGFHFIDAPVSGGQAGAENGVLTVMVGASEDIFERAKPIIEAYARSVGLMGPVGSGQLAKMVNQICIAGLVQGLSEGIHFGKKAGLDIEKLIGIISKGAAGSWQMENRHGTMNEGKYEFGFAVDWMRKDLGICLDEADRNGASLPVTALVDQFYKEVQKLGGGRWDTSSLLARLEK, encoded by the coding sequence ATGACGGCAATTAAAGTGGCCTTTCTCGGCCTCGGCGTGATGGGCTATCCAATGGCTGGCCATCTGAAAGTAAAAGGTGGCCATGATGTCACCGTCTTCAATCGCACGGGTACGAAAGCTATCAAATGGGCTGAACAGTTCAGTGGTAAACATGCGACCACTCCCGCTGAAGCTGCGCGTGATGCTGACTTTATCTTCTGCTGCGTAGGCAATGATGACGATCTGCGTCAGGTGACAACGGGGTCGGATGGCGCTTTCTCAACGATGAAGAAAGATGCCGTATTCATTGATAACACGACTGCTTCAGCAGAAGTTGCCCGTGAACTCGATGCGGAAGCTCAAAAACGTGGCTTTCATTTCATTGATGCCCCGGTTTCCGGCGGACAGGCCGGCGCTGAAAATGGTGTGCTCACGGTCATGGTTGGTGCATCCGAAGATATTTTTGAACGCGCAAAGCCGATCATTGAAGCTTACGCCCGTTCGGTAGGCCTGATGGGTCCTGTTGGTTCAGGCCAGCTTGCAAAAATGGTCAACCAAATCTGCATCGCCGGTCTGGTACAGGGACTTTCTGAAGGCATTCATTTTGGCAAGAAAGCTGGGCTTGATATCGAAAAACTCATCGGCATTATTTCCAAGGGCGCTGCAGGCTCATGGCAGATGGAAAATCGCCACGGCACTATGAACGAAGGCAAATATGAGTTCGGTTTTGCCGTCGACTGGATGCGCAAAGATCTTGGCATCTGCCTTGATGAAGCTGATCGAAACGGTGCATCGCTGCCAGTAACGGCTCTTGTCGACCAGTTTTACAAGGAAGTCCAGAAGCTTGGTGGCGGCCGATGGGATACGTCATCCCTGCTTGCAAGACTTGAAAAGTGA
- a CDS encoding OmpP1/FadL family transporter gives MKVKNLTVAGIATVLLGSTISANAGGLERSSQDFDILFEQGTVLDTTGTFVSPQRKLKNIRGSQVGALTPNGNPFSGGAYKTEVDEAKSYWVPKFSAKVDLTDDLACAAQYRQPWGIHTDVGTGTVRSFVAIEQKISSHDYGLNCSYRFAAGEKGYFRILGGVSYQELKGEQTKLIPPFGQPFGGDWRIASLDVEDKSVGWRIGAAYELPEYAIRASVVYQSEVKYSLDGTIGNLAINPFTNASIPIAVEGDVSTPQSVEFKFQTGIAPDWLAFGSVKWTDWSTITDVNFLAKANQVVPQGQKITGLNLYYQDGWTVSGGVGHKFNDQWSAAATVTWDRGTTTGLTSQTDIWLFGLGTNYKATDNFEVRLAGAAGWLTSGEIDDTVVNGVPSGSGSKGDFGNDFVGALSLTAKVKF, from the coding sequence ATGAAGGTTAAGAACCTGACAGTTGCTGGTATAGCCACTGTTCTGCTGGGAAGCACCATTAGCGCGAATGCGGGTGGATTAGAGCGCAGTTCTCAGGATTTCGACATTCTGTTTGAACAAGGAACTGTCCTAGACACCACTGGTACGTTTGTATCGCCACAGAGAAAGCTGAAAAATATTCGTGGTTCACAGGTTGGTGCTTTGACGCCTAACGGAAACCCATTCAGTGGTGGGGCATATAAAACGGAAGTGGACGAGGCGAAAAGCTATTGGGTTCCCAAGTTTTCTGCCAAAGTTGACCTTACGGACGATCTTGCCTGTGCCGCCCAGTATCGTCAGCCATGGGGTATTCATACTGACGTTGGAACCGGGACTGTTCGTAGCTTCGTCGCGATTGAGCAGAAGATTTCGTCACACGACTATGGTTTGAACTGTTCCTATCGCTTCGCTGCCGGTGAAAAAGGATATTTCCGTATTCTTGGCGGCGTCAGCTATCAGGAGCTAAAGGGTGAACAGACGAAGCTCATTCCTCCATTTGGTCAGCCGTTTGGTGGAGATTGGCGCATTGCGTCTTTGGATGTTGAAGATAAGTCAGTAGGCTGGCGCATCGGTGCTGCTTACGAGCTTCCTGAATATGCGATTCGTGCAAGCGTTGTTTATCAGTCTGAAGTGAAGTATTCACTTGATGGAACTATTGGCAACCTGGCTATCAACCCATTCACGAATGCAAGCATACCAATTGCCGTTGAAGGCGATGTTTCTACGCCACAGTCGGTTGAGTTCAAATTTCAGACCGGTATCGCTCCAGATTGGTTGGCATTTGGTTCGGTGAAGTGGACCGATTGGTCAACTATCACTGATGTAAACTTCCTTGCGAAGGCCAATCAGGTTGTTCCTCAGGGGCAGAAAATTACAGGTCTCAATCTTTATTATCAGGATGGCTGGACTGTTAGCGGTGGCGTTGGACATAAGTTCAACGACCAGTGGTCTGCTGCGGCGACGGTGACATGGGATCGTGGAACCACGACTGGTCTTACGTCACAGACAGATATTTGGCTGTTTGGTTTGGGTACAAATTACAAAGCGACAGATAATTTTGAAGTTCGACTCGCAGGTGCAGCGGGTTGGCTGACGTCTGGAGAGATCGACGATACCGTGGTGAATGGAGTACCTAGCGGTAGCGGATCAAAGGGCGATTTCGGCAATGACTTTGTTGGCGCTTTGTCCTTGACAGCTAAAGTCAAATTCTGA